Part of the Miscanthus floridulus cultivar M001 unplaced genomic scaffold, ASM1932011v1 fs_166_2_3, whole genome shotgun sequence genome, gtgtatatctaagtacataatatataaaaattatatatcTAAACAATCAAAATATTTTTATAATTTGCAATGAAGAGATTAGAAAATTAGAAACCAGAGCTATCTTATATTTTCAAGGCAAATAATGCCTTCAACGGCTTTCCTTTAAGACTATATACGGAACTGGAACGCCTCGCACTTCTTCATGTCAAACTTCCTCGAAGCTCTAGTTAAGCAGTCCATCAAATGCCAATCTCGTAATTTCTTTTGCAAAGGTTCGTTCTCCTAATTTTAAGAGTACCAGTAGTAAAGCGGTCTCCATGCTAGAAATTATGTCTAGTTTCTACGTTTTTTAAATTATACACACTACACATCTAAATATATTTTCAATGGCTAGTTTAAAATAACTTTTATCCACATGTCTCTTCTCCTTAGAGCATAAGGGTAATAAAACATCCCCTTGCTGGCTATATAAAAACTTACAACTAATCTATTAGTCCACTCGTATAGTTGTTAACTCATCTATAGTCTTTCTctcacaaagtttttttttgttcatgAGCATTTAGTACAACCATTTACTATACTTGCTCTTATTATCTCACTCATCACATCTCTTCGAACCTTGGTGTTCATGTagatatagtttttttttctataagAAACTATTTCCTCATCTATCTTCTCTAATTTCAATATCACATtggtcctgttcgtttggcttatcagccgtattttttcagcaaacgaacaatatttttctctcacaataaatcagtcaacggtactttcagccatgacttatcagtcaaacgAACATGGCAATTACCATTTTGCTTAGTTAATACTTTAATTAATAATCATAGAAACCATTTATATCATTTATGGTGTGTTTGATTTGTTGAAATCACCTTATGCTTCATGAAGTGTTGTATCATGAATTGATCCCATAAATTTTAGTGAAATCAACCTAATTATAGGTTATGCAAAATCAGATGGTAATAAATCAACTCATTCAACtaaataaaaatttgagaaatgaGAAGAAAATAAACGACCTTATTCTTGGACCAAACACACCTGGATTGAGGGAGCCCTCTGCTTCGACTGCATCCGTCCCTCCCAACTGCCAGTGTCAGACAAACCGGTCACGCCCTCGTTTAGTTTGCCCGAATCGGCGGCGGCAAATTCTCTCCGCCATGTATcatttcgtttatatttggtaataattattcaatcgttgactaattaggctcaaaacgttcgtctcgcaaagtacaaccaaactatgtaattagtttttgatttcgtcaacatttagtactccgtacatgtaccgtaagtttgatgtgacggaaaatcttttttttgcatagtgtcaaagtttggattttgatgGAACTAAACACCCCCAGGTACTACGGCTGTGTTCGGCTGGCCAATTTGGCTACAATtcggagcagtgtttttctctcacaatattttaaaataaataacTTTTTTTAGCATGAACAGTAAAAATTTAAATCCAGCCCCGAACACTGCCTACAATGCATCTGAACACTGGCCCGGAAGCCTAATAGAGCCACGTCCTCCCAAAAAAAATTTGACCTCGCTCCCGCTGCGTCTCGATCGCGGGGCCAACGTAACGGGCCCCTCTTCCTATCCCCAATCAGCTATCACCTGCCTGTCCTCACAAAAAAATATTTCCCACACGTCGGCGACCACGCCACTGTTGTTTAGCCGTTGACCTGCGGGACCCGTGACCACAGGCCCGTCCCCAGCCAGGTAGGTCCTACATGTCATTGGAGCATAGCCTCAGGGGGCAGCGGAGGGCACGGCTTGCTCCGCGAGGTCACGGGCGAACGCGTGGAAAGCGACCGTCGTGGGTCCGGCGCGTCAGCGGCGCGAGCATTTGGGTCGTGGAGCTCGGCGCGCGGCTGCGGCACCGCTCGCACCGTCACTCGCACGCCACAAATTACGGGAAGGCCCCTGCCGCCGCGAACCAAAACCCCAGCGCCCGTAGCAGGAGACGACCGCTCTAAGCAATGCCGTCCACGCGCGCGCTCCGGCAGTTCGACCCGCGACGGTCGCCGCCGCCACGACAGAACtcgcaggcggcggcggccgcgaaggaggaggaggcgagcCCGTGGCTGCCGCCCTCATCCTCCAcctcgtcgtcttcctcctcggcCTCCGCGCTCTTCAAGCACTCCGCCGCCTTGTCGGCGGCTGGGCCGAGGGGCGGATCGGGGACGCGCGTGTACCCGCTGCGGGACTTCCCGGGCGGGGACGCGGCCGCGCTCGGCGGCGCGTTCCGGGACAACGTGCGGTGGCTCCTGAAGCAGTGGAGCTGCGCACCGGGTTCCTGGTCGGCGTGGCGCGCGCTGCTCTCGGACGAGCGCACGGGCACTTTAGTCCCCATCGTCGCCGTGGAGGAGCTCGCCGCGGCGTCGCCCTCGCCGCTCTGCGATCTCTGTCGCTGCGCTGGTGAGTTGGCTTCGCTTTCCGGGGCCTTCATCGCGTATTTGGGCGCAGCACGCGCTTCTTTCGTTCATGGGGTTTTGAATGTTTGATGGATGCGCTGATTAGGTTTTAGTCGTGAGTTATTCCCGACTTTTGCTGATTTGGATGTGTGGATTAGTAGAACTGTTGTTACAAATGCTCTGTCTCTGTGTGATTTGGGCTTCGTGACCGTAGGGAAGATTCTTGGGAGATATTTTTCAGTAATAATTACTTGCAATTATCGTTCCTAACTGTTGAGAAATGCGCTGAATGAGCGATAAACTACTCCTAATTCTGATTACATACAACGTTGGGTGAATAATAGGAATTGCATTTCTGTTCAACATTCTTGCACTTATGACCCGTTATTTTCCTGTGCACATTGCCAGGAATTGACTACTCCATGTTGCTTGTTTCAAAAAATTTTAAATCACTTCCGAAAATACCAGTGCGGTTATAATGGTGGCCCCTATCCTCTTAAAGTTTCTTTCTTCTTCTGGAAAAGATGTTGTTTCGTGCATTGATTCACATCCTAGTTCTGTAAATGCCAACTCAGCAATGGTCGAAATAAGTGCATGATCTGGACCGCAATTTCAGGTTGGAGCCACCACTGGGTGTCAAAGCGGAAGTACCATTTCATCATTCCGGCAGTGGTCGAGTGGGACCAGCCAATCAGGGCTGATGCGTTGCTTGGGCACACCGATCACCTCCTACATGGTCTGATCCATAGTAATGGCTTTGGTCACCTTGTCACTCTCCATGGTCGTGATGGTGGCTCCACTTTCCTCTCAGGCTGCCAGATCATGGATATATGGGATCAGCTTTGTGCAGCTCTCCGTGTAAGGTAACAACAATATACTCTTTCTTCCCTGTTCAGAAATACTCTTCAGTTAAGTACCTGTTAGCTAGTTGTGCTTTAAGTACCCCAGCAAATTCTGAACTTTGGTAACTTTATGAAGGCTGTAAACTCAAGAAAGATAACCCACCTTGTTTCTATCTTCTGAGCTTTGGAAGGTTTCTGTGCAGAGCCGTCTCTGTTGTCGACTTGACCCAGAAGCACTCTGTGGACCTCCGCCTCCTGCTTGGAGTGGCACAAGGCAAGACATGGTTCACTCGCTGGGGGTACTGCCTTGCCAAGGGTTGTTTCAGCGTGTCTAGGTCCACTTATGATGCTGCACTTGAAGCCCTTGCTACCCTGCCTGTTGATTGTCTCCGTAGTCGTCATGTCCGTCGTGTGGTCACCATCTACCGCCGCCTCTCCAACAAACCTCTGGCTACAGTCCGTGAGTTCCTCCTCTGCCTCCTTGATTGGAAGCACCTTGAGGCCCCGCTTTCTCCTCCCGTGAAGACATCCCCACGGCTGATGTTCTTGCTGCCAAAGTCATGTATGGTGAAGAGGCTCAGGCAGCCATACCAACGCTTTGAGGACGTAGTTGACCTGCTTGAGTGTCGGTGGTCAAAGAAGCGTCTGCTTAGTGCTGCAGAGGTTGTTGTTGAAAAGCTGCGGGAGCATGCCGATGGCACAAGGATAACACGGCAGGCAGTGCGAGATGCTGCCAGGGGTGCCATCGGTGACACTGGTCTCCTGGACTTCGTCATCAAGTCCCTCAATGACACTGTTGTTGGTAACCACATTGTGCGCCGCGTGCCTGACCCTGAGAATCGTGTGCTTCACTTCAGCCTTGAGGAATATGCTGAGCCTGAGCCACAGCCGCAGGCAGATCATGAGCTTGAGCCAGTGGAAGTTGATGCAGAGCACAACCCTCCTGCAGTCCGATGGCCAAACACAGCGGAGGCGGAGCGGGATCTGCGTGCTGTGTGCCGAGCAATGGTGGAGGCACGCAGTGAAGCAGCACAGGCTGTACTGGACTGCAAGCACTGGGTGAAATGGTGG contains:
- the LOC136530631 gene encoding PHD finger protein MALE MEIOCYTE DEATH 1-like isoform X2, with product MPSTRALRQFDPRRSPPPRQNSQAAAAAKEEEASPWLPPSSSTSSSSSSASALFKHSAALSAAGPRGGSGTRVYPLRDFPGGDAAALGGAFRDNVRWLLKQWSCAPGSWSAWRALLSDERTGTLVPIVAVEELAAASPSPLCDLCRCAGWSHHWVSKRKYHFIIPAVVEWDQPIRADALLGHTDHLLHGCQIMDIWDQLCAALRVRAVSVVDLTQKHSVDLRLLLGVAQGKTWFTRWGYCLAKGCFSVSRSTYDAALEALATLPVDCLRSRHVRRVVTIYRRLSNKPLATVREFLLCLLDWKHLEAPLSPPVKTSPRLMFLLPKSCMVKRLRQPYQRFEDVVDLLECRWSKKRLLSAAEVVVEKLREHADGTRITRQAVRDAARGAIGDTGLLDFVIKSLNDTVVGNHIVRRVPDPENRVLHFSLEEYAEPEPQPQADHELEPVEVDAEHNPPAVRWPNTAEAERDLRAVCRAMVEARSEAAQAVLDCKHWVKWWGLRDESDDQLRFLVEWRPQPWEATELTRPMPPGDIVVVPLHTSIGELLVEAEHALRDTYCFFEDFQAESLDGIGGDKWDPVMLGGAESGDTIGVHGHGADMETGLRCQGGADAWEVQCVCGAQDDDGERMVACDACNVWHHTRCVGIADGAPVPPLFLCISCSGALVAAGPISG
- the LOC136530631 gene encoding PHD finger protein MALE MEIOCYTE DEATH 1-like isoform X1 — its product is MPSTRALRQFDPRRSPPPRQNSQAAAAAKEEEASPWLPPSSSTSSSSSSASALFKHSAALSAAGPRGGSGTRVYPLRDFPGGDAAALGGAFRDNVRWLLKQWSCAPGSWSAWRALLSDERTGTLVPIVAVEELAAASPSPLCDLCRCAGWSHHWVSKRKYHFIIPAVVEWDQPIRADALLGHTDHLLHGLIHSNGFGHLVTLHGRDGGSTFLSGCQIMDIWDQLCAALRVRAVSVVDLTQKHSVDLRLLLGVAQGKTWFTRWGYCLAKGCFSVSRSTYDAALEALATLPVDCLRSRHVRRVVTIYRRLSNKPLATVREFLLCLLDWKHLEAPLSPPVKTSPRLMFLLPKSCMVKRLRQPYQRFEDVVDLLECRWSKKRLLSAAEVVVEKLREHADGTRITRQAVRDAARGAIGDTGLLDFVIKSLNDTVVGNHIVRRVPDPENRVLHFSLEEYAEPEPQPQADHELEPVEVDAEHNPPAVRWPNTAEAERDLRAVCRAMVEARSEAAQAVLDCKHWVKWWGLRDESDDQLRFLVEWRPQPWEATELTRPMPPGDIVVVPLHTSIGELLVEAEHALRDTYCFFEDFQAESLDGIGGDKWDPVMLGGAESGDTIGVHGHGADMETGLRCQGGADAWEVQCVCGAQDDDGERMVACDACNVWHHTRCVGIADGAPVPPLFLCISCSGALVAAGPISG